A genome region from Dolichospermum compactum NIES-806 includes the following:
- the menA gene encoding 2-carboxy-1,4-naphthoquinone phytyltransferase: MTSTQISPPQAKLWLAAIKPPMYSVAIMPIWVGSAVAFREVKIFNITIFSLFIAAAILILAWENISNDVFDAETGIDQNKHHSLVNLTGNKTLMFWIGNLCLGLGLLGIIAIALVQKDPTVIAIILLCCGLGYMYQGPPFRLGYQGLGEFLCFFAFGPLGMGAAYYSQTQTWSIINLAASVILGIVTSLVLFCSHFHQVADDIAAGKKSPIVRLGTQTGAKVLVGFTASIYPLTLLFVMLNIFPIWTLLSFLSLPFAIQLCGHVLENHNQPDKVSNSKFIAIRVQFVSCLFLGVGFILG, translated from the coding sequence ATGACTTCAACTCAGATTTCACCACCTCAAGCTAAACTATGGCTGGCGGCTATTAAACCGCCAATGTACAGTGTTGCTATTATGCCGATTTGGGTAGGTTCGGCGGTAGCATTTAGGGAAGTAAAGATTTTTAATATAACAATATTTTCTCTGTTTATTGCCGCAGCAATTTTAATTTTAGCTTGGGAAAATATTAGTAATGATGTATTTGATGCCGAAACAGGAATTGATCAGAATAAACATCATTCATTGGTGAATTTAACTGGTAATAAAACTTTAATGTTTTGGATAGGAAACCTGTGTTTAGGTTTGGGGTTGTTGGGAATAATAGCGATCGCTCTTGTGCAAAAAGACCCCACAGTTATTGCTATAATCCTGTTATGCTGCGGCTTAGGCTATATGTACCAAGGTCCCCCCTTTCGGCTAGGATACCAGGGTTTAGGGGAATTTCTCTGCTTTTTTGCCTTTGGTCCATTGGGTATGGGTGCAGCCTATTACAGTCAAACTCAAACTTGGTCTATCATCAATTTAGCAGCTTCCGTGATTTTGGGCATTGTTACTAGTTTAGTGCTATTTTGCTCCCATTTTCATCAAGTTGCAGATGACATAGCCGCAGGAAAAAAATCTCCAATTGTGCGTTTAGGAACGCAAACAGGCGCAAAGGTATTAGTCGGATTTACGGCGAGTATTTATCCTTTAACTCTGCTATTTGTGATGTTGAATATTTTCCCAATTTGGACATTACTCAGTTTCCTGAGTTTACCTTTCGCAATTCAATTATGTGGTCACGTCTTAGAAAATCACAATCAACCAGACAAAGTAAGTAACTCTAAATTCATTGCTATTAGAGTTCAGTTTGTGAGTTGCTTATTTTTAGGTGTGGGATTTATTCTTGGTTAA
- a CDS encoding o-succinylbenzoate synthase, whose protein sequence is MIYQFSFRYFSQKFTKPIITNHGVWEIRESIIIRLIDEKDQITWGEISPISWFGSETIEQALDFCSQLPQTITKERIFDIPDKLPACQFAFESSTHAGGFRLCSRVRVPEASFQSPNLTNLTYSGLLPAGKSALNQWSNLWEQGYKTFKWKIGVNEINQELEIFDLLISSLPTSAKLRLDANGGLTYQQAKLWLQKCDQFSAKIEFIEQPLSIDKFTAMQELSNLYLTPIALDESIANLYQLESCFQQGWRGIFVIKPGIFGSPSRLREFCKQHQIDTVFSSVFETEIGRQASLQLAAELSTNNRAVGFGINHFFSQQETNWLESIWKTF, encoded by the coding sequence ATGATTTATCAATTTTCCTTTCGTTACTTTAGTCAGAAATTCACCAAACCTATTATTACAAATCATGGAGTTTGGGAAATCCGCGAAAGCATAATTATCCGCTTAATTGATGAAAAAGATCAGATTACTTGGGGAGAAATTTCTCCTATTTCTTGGTTTGGTTCAGAAACCATAGAACAAGCCTTAGATTTTTGTTCTCAACTTCCACAAACAATTACCAAAGAGAGAATATTCGATATTCCCGATAAATTACCAGCCTGTCAATTTGCTTTTGAATCTTCAACCCACGCAGGTGGGTTTCGTCTGTGTAGCCGCGTTCGCGTGCCGGAGGCATCTTTCCAATCGCCTAATCTTACTAATCTCACCTACAGCGGCTTATTACCCGCCGGAAAATCAGCCTTAAATCAATGGAGTAACTTATGGGAACAAGGATATAAAACATTTAAATGGAAAATCGGTGTGAATGAAATAAATCAAGAATTAGAAATATTTGATTTACTCATTTCCAGTTTACCAACATCAGCAAAATTACGTTTAGATGCTAATGGCGGACTTACTTATCAACAAGCTAAATTATGGTTACAAAAATGTGATCAATTCTCAGCCAAAATTGAATTTATCGAACAACCTTTATCTATAGATAAATTTACAGCAATGCAAGAATTAAGTAACTTATATTTAACACCCATAGCCTTAGATGAATCTATCGCCAATCTCTACCAATTAGAATCATGTTTTCAACAAGGTTGGCGGGGAATATTTGTAATTAAACCGGGAATATTCGGTTCACCATCTCGGTTAAGAGAGTTCTGCAAACAACATCAAATTGATACTGTATTTTCATCTGTCTTTGAAACCGAAATTGGGAGACAAGCCTCACTACAATTAGCCGCAGAATTATCCACAAATAACCGTGCTGTTGGCTTTGGAATTAACCACTTTTTTTCACAACAAGAAACAAACTGGCTAGAAAGTATATGGAAAACCTTTTAG
- a CDS encoding 2-succinylbenzoate--CoA ligase, whose protein sequence is MENLLDNIHNHHWLTCDHSQELPKIATELYLKLTQLSNPKIIIAEKSPVRFLGSFIAACAAKCPVFLCNPDWNQEEWKQVFNLVQPDIVLGIDYNFSKSPITNHQLPITNPIMIPTGGSSGKIKFAIHTWQTLTASVQGFTEYFQINSVNSFCVLPLYHVSGLMQFMRSFTTGGKLIITTSKTLENSQIPNIKPAEFFISLVPTQLQKIYQNPELTQWLSKFSTVLLGGAPPWNELLEKARYHQIRLAPTYGMTETASQIATLKPEEFLQGKFNSGKVLPHVKIVIDNPSGNLNIQTQSLSLGYYPQIWENRTNFIVDDLGFLDHQGYLHIIGRNSDKIITGGENVYPIEIEAAIRKTNMVTDVCVIGVSDKHWGQALTAIYIPNHQNISHLQIQTQLRNQLSKFKIPKHWISLPNLPRNTQGKINRQQLEKIAKDILKN, encoded by the coding sequence ATGGAAAACCTTTTAGATAATATCCACAATCATCATTGGCTAACTTGTGATCATAGCCAAGAATTACCAAAGATAGCAACAGAATTATATTTAAAATTAACCCAGTTATCAAATCCAAAAATCATCATTGCAGAAAAATCACCAGTGAGATTTTTAGGAAGTTTTATTGCTGCTTGTGCGGCTAAATGTCCAGTTTTCTTATGTAACCCTGATTGGAATCAAGAAGAATGGAAACAAGTCTTTAATTTAGTGCAACCAGATATAGTTTTAGGAATAGATTATAACTTTTCCAAATCACCAATCACCAATCACCAATTACCCATTACCAATCCTATCATGATTCCTACGGGTGGTTCATCAGGAAAGATTAAATTTGCTATTCATACATGGCAAACATTAACCGCCTCTGTACAGGGATTTACAGAATATTTTCAAATCAATTCAGTTAATTCATTCTGTGTATTACCATTATATCATGTGAGTGGATTAATGCAATTTATGCGTTCATTCACAACAGGCGGTAAATTAATAATTACCACATCTAAAACATTAGAAAATTCTCAAATACCAAATATTAAACCAGCCGAATTTTTTATATCTTTAGTTCCTACTCAATTACAAAAAATCTACCAAAATCCTGAATTAACTCAATGGTTATCCAAATTTTCTACTGTCCTTTTAGGAGGTGCGCCACCTTGGAATGAACTATTAGAAAAAGCGAGATATCATCAAATTAGATTAGCACCTACCTATGGAATGACAGAAACCGCTTCTCAAATAGCAACACTCAAACCAGAGGAATTTTTACAAGGTAAATTTAATAGTGGAAAAGTTCTGCCCCATGTTAAAATTGTCATTGATAATCCATCGGGAAATCTAAATATTCAAACTCAATCTTTATCATTAGGTTATTATCCCCAAATCTGGGAAAATAGAACTAACTTTATAGTTGATGATCTTGGTTTTTTAGATCATCAAGGCTACTTACATATTATTGGCAGAAACAGCGATAAAATTATTACAGGTGGGGAAAACGTTTACCCAATCGAAATTGAAGCGGCGATTAGAAAAACGAACATGGTAACTGATGTTTGTGTAATTGGTGTATCTGATAAACATTGGGGACAAGCATTAACAGCTATTTATATTCCCAATCATCAAAATATTTCTCATTTGCAAATTCAAACTCAACTGAGAAATCAACTGAGTAAATTCAAAATTCCCAAACATTGGATTTCCCTACCAAACCTACCCCGTAACACCCAAGGTAAAATCAACCGTCAACAACTCGAAAAAATCGCCAAAGATATTCTAAAAAACTAA
- a CDS encoding acyl-CoA thioesterase, translated as MAFTYYYTVRFQDTDAAGVVYFANILRICHEAYEVSLAASSINLKSFFTNPSVVFPIVHTNVDFLRPMYCGDNLMISLLAEKIGLDKFEITYEIIIDEVMVAKAITRHVCIDASSKMKQELPDYINNWLTTNHRDAEGAERRKSREEVM; from the coding sequence ATGGCTTTTACATATTACTACACCGTAAGATTTCAAGATACTGATGCGGCTGGAGTCGTTTATTTCGCTAATATCTTGAGAATTTGTCATGAAGCTTATGAGGTTTCATTAGCAGCCTCTAGTATTAATCTGAAATCATTTTTTACTAATCCATCTGTGGTTTTTCCTATTGTTCATACAAATGTAGATTTTTTACGTCCTATGTATTGTGGTGACAATTTAATGATTAGTTTATTAGCAGAAAAAATAGGTTTAGATAAGTTTGAAATTACCTATGAGATTATCATAGATGAAGTCATGGTTGCTAAGGCAATTACTAGGCACGTTTGTATTGATGCAAGTAGTAAAATGAAGCAAGAATTACCAGATTACATAAATAATTGGTTAACAACTAATCACAGAGACGCAGAGGGTGCAGAAAGAAGAAAATCAAGGGAGGAGGTGATGTAA